In the genome of Pogona vitticeps strain Pit_001003342236 chromosome 13, PviZW2.1, whole genome shotgun sequence, one region contains:
- the MMD2 gene encoding monocyte to macrophage differentiation factor 2 isoform X1, which yields MFMSSFLDFQKTRYARFMNHRVPPNRRYQPTEYEHAANCATHAFWIIPSILGSSILYVLSDDQWETISAWIYGFGLSGLFIVSTIFHTISWKKRHLRTVEHCLHMFDRMVIYFFIAASYAPWLNLRELGPWASHMRWFVWIMASVGTIYVFFFHERYKLVELVCYVIMGFFPAVVILSMPNTDGLSELVTGGFFYCLGTVFFKSDGRIPFAHAIWHLFVALGAGTHYYAIWRYLYRPDTVEAKTSR from the exons gTTTATGAACCACCGGGTCCCACCCAACCGGAGGTACCAGCCAACAGAGTATGAACATGCTGCCAACTGTGCCACGCATGCC TTCTGGATCATCCCAAGCATTTTGGGCAGTTCCATCCTCTACGTCCTTTCCGACGACCAGTGGGAGACCATCTCTGCCTGGATCTATGGCTTTGGCCTCTCTGGACTCTTTATTGTCTCCACTATCTTCCACACCATCTCTTGGAAGAAGAGGCACCTGAG GACGGTGGAGCATTGCCTACACATGTTTGATCGCATGGTCATCTACTTCTTCATAGCAGCCTCCTATGCTCCTTG GCTAAACCTGCGGGAATTGGGCCCTTGGGCTTCCCACATGCGCTGGTTCGTGTGGATCATGGCCTCAGTCGGGACCATCTACGTCTTCTTTTTCCATGAACG tTATAAGCTGGTGGAACTGGTTTGCTACGTAATCATGGGTTTCTTCCCCGCTGTCGTAATTCTTTCCATG CCCAACACAGATGGCCTCTCAGAGCTGGTGACTGGCGGGTTTTTCTATTGTCTGGGCACTGTTTTCTTCAAGAGTGACGGACGGATCCCCTTCGCCCACGCCATCTGGCACCTCTTTGTGGCACTCGGAGCTGGCACTCATTATTATgccatttggaggtacctttaTCGGCCAGACACAGTGGAGGCTAAAACTTCCAGGTAG
- the MMD2 gene encoding monocyte to macrophage differentiation factor 2 isoform X2 — MFMSSFLDFQKTRYARFMNHRVPPNRRYQPTEYEHAANCATHAFWIIPSILGSSILYVLSDDQWETISAWIYGFGLSGLFIVSTIFHTISWKKRHLRTVEHCLHMFDRMVIYFFIAASYAPCYKLVELVCYVIMGFFPAVVILSMPNTDGLSELVTGGFFYCLGTVFFKSDGRIPFAHAIWHLFVALGAGTHYYAIWRYLYRPDTVEAKTSR; from the exons gTTTATGAACCACCGGGTCCCACCCAACCGGAGGTACCAGCCAACAGAGTATGAACATGCTGCCAACTGTGCCACGCATGCC TTCTGGATCATCCCAAGCATTTTGGGCAGTTCCATCCTCTACGTCCTTTCCGACGACCAGTGGGAGACCATCTCTGCCTGGATCTATGGCTTTGGCCTCTCTGGACTCTTTATTGTCTCCACTATCTTCCACACCATCTCTTGGAAGAAGAGGCACCTGAG GACGGTGGAGCATTGCCTACACATGTTTGATCGCATGGTCATCTACTTCTTCATAGCAGCCTCCTATGCTCCTTG tTATAAGCTGGTGGAACTGGTTTGCTACGTAATCATGGGTTTCTTCCCCGCTGTCGTAATTCTTTCCATG CCCAACACAGATGGCCTCTCAGAGCTGGTGACTGGCGGGTTTTTCTATTGTCTGGGCACTGTTTTCTTCAAGAGTGACGGACGGATCCCCTTCGCCCACGCCATCTGGCACCTCTTTGTGGCACTCGGAGCTGGCACTCATTATTATgccatttggaggtacctttaTCGGCCAGACACAGTGGAGGCTAAAACTTCCAGGTAG